GAGAAAATGGTAACCTTTTCCCTGAAGGTAAAATGGGAACAGGTGTATTTTCATATAATGTAAAACCAGGTATCAATTCAATAGAAGGTATAAGGGCTATATTACATGATCCTAAAAAACTTATATATTTCAATAAGATAACAGAAAAAGAATTTGATTTTAGTATAAGAACACAAAAATTCGATGTTTCAAGATTGTATATTTCAATAATAGTAACAAGTAATGGTAAAAAAGATGTTGAAAGGATATATGAACTTGAAAGATTTGTTGATAATACAAATTCTTTTGACTATTTTAAAAGAAAACTTACTTTTGATGAAGATGTAGAAAAATTAGAATATTTTTTTATTCTAGAAGATGGGGGTATTAAAAAATACTTTTCACCTAATGGATTAGTAGATAATATAGAAAATAAGTATATTTATGATATAAATAATAAAGAAAATAATGATATTTTCTATATCCCTTATTGGAGTAGAGAAGCAATTTGGTATAATATTTTCCCTGAAAGATTCTATAATGGTGATGTATATAATGATCCCATATTTAATGAATTTGGACCTTCATATTTTACTAAAAATAGTAACCATGAGTCTAAGTTTATAAAACCATATAGATGGTCTAAAGATGAAAAAAGCCCTAGATTTGATAGAAATAGATGGTTTTCTGATTTTTCAGATAGAACAGAATGGGAAATTTCAGAAGAAGAAGGTCTAGATTATTCATTGAAATATGCAAGAATGTATGGTGGAGATTTAAAAGGAATAAAAGGGAAAATCCCCTATTTAAAAGAATTAGGAGTGAATGCTATATGGTTTAATCCCGTGTTTTATTCATATCAAAATCATAAATATGGTGCTAATGATTTTAGACATATATCACCAGATTTTGGTACTATTAGAACAAGTGGAAAATTACATGATGTATATATAAAACAAGATAATCCTTATGGTAATAAAAGTTATGTAGATGTACTTGGTACAGATGCTATGAATAATTCAGAACTAGAGTTATTAGAAGTTAATTTAGTTGGTAAAAATAAGGGTAAAAATGGTTATGGGGAAACAGAAGATCCAAGTACTTGGGTCTGGACAGAATCTGATTTAATTATGGTAGACTTAATAAAAGAATTTCATAAAAATGGAATAAGAGTCATATTTGATGGGGTATTTAACCATAGTAGTAATCATTGTTTTGCATTTAATTTAGCTATGGCAGAAGGTCCAGATTCTAAATATGCTAATTGGTATACGTTTACGGACTATACAGGTTTTCAAAATATATTAGAAAATATGAATGAAGAAGAAGCATACAATATATTAAATTCTAATAAAAAGAACGTAAGATATAATGGATGGGCAGGATTTAATACTTTACCTGAATTTAATACTTTTAATGAAGATTGGAAAGACTATATTTTCAATATAACTAGAAAGTGGATGTTAGGTCCAGATGGTAAATCTTCAACTAATTGGCAAGAAGATGATGGTATAGATGGTTGGAGATTAGATGTTCCTAATTGTTTAGAAAATCAATTATTCTGGAAAGAGTGGAGACATGTAGTTAAAAAATGTAAAAAAGAATCATATATAACAGCAGAATTATGGGGAAATGCTGGTGATGATATTAATAATGGTGATAAATTTGATGCTGTTATGAACTATAAATGGCTTGAAGTAGTTATAGCATATTTCATAAATCAAGGTAAAAATTATGATGATAGATATAAGCTAAGTGCTGAAGAATTCTTACTTGAACTTAGAGAAAAAAGAACTTGGTATCCATATCAAGCAGTACAGGCATCACAAAATTTAAATGGATCACATGATACAGATAGACTTTATTCAAGAATAATTAATGATACTTTAGGTAGAAATTTAGAAGAAGGTAAACAATATGAAAAAGGATATAACAATATTAGACCAGACCTTGCTTCTAATTATCATCCTAATACAAGTATAGATTGGATAAACTCTAAAATAAAACCTAAAGATATACTTAAATTAATTTCAATATTCCAAATGACTTATGTAGGTGCACCTATGCTATTTAATGGTGATGAAGTAGGGATGTGGGGAGCTACAGATCCTTATTGTAGAAAACCTATGCTTTGGGATGAGTTTTGGTATGATGATGAAAAAAATAATTCATATATTAATAGAGGAGAAGTGTATGAACAAAAACCAGATAAAGACTTATTTGAGTGGTATAAGAAGTTGATACATATAAGAAAAGAACATAAATGTTTAATATATGGAAGAATAAAATCAGTATATTTTGATAATGAAAAAGATATAATAGTTTATGAAAGATATAATAAAGATGAAAGTATAATAGTAGCAATTAACAATAGTTTTAATAGCTATAACGATATAAATATCACTACTTATCATCAAGATAAATCTATGTTAGATTTATTAACAGGTAAAAAAATTAGAACAGATAAAAATGGAGAAGTAAAACTTGATATACCAGCAAAAAAAGGGTATATATTTTATCTTAAAAAGAAATAATCGGAGGTATATATGGTATCCGTTATAAGGGCTAAAAGAAGTGCGATTGGTAAATATAATGGTATGTATAAGGAAATACCTTTAAGCAAAATAGGAGCAGATCTTGCAAACAGTTTAGTTAAAGATTTAAAAATAGATGAAGTAATCTTAGGTAATGTATTATCTGGTAATTTAGGTCAAAATATTGCAAGACAAGTTAGTGTTAAGTCTGGTCTTGATTTAGAAATACCCTCTTTTACAGTAAATAAAGTTTGTGGTTCAGGACTTAAAGCTGTATGGCTTGGAATGCAAAGTATAATTGCAGGTGATAATGATACTGTTTTAGTTGGTGGACTTGAAAAAATGACAGATTCAGACTTCATACTTAAAGATGGACTAACAGATGCCTTTTCAGGAATACATATGGGAATTACTGCAGAAAATATAGTAGATATGTATAATTTTTCAAGAAAAGATCTAGATGATTTTTCATATAATTCTCAAATGAAAGTAAAGGAAGCTATGTTAAAAAATATTTTTAAAGAGGAAATATTTGATAATAGTGTAGATGAATATCCAAGAATAGATCTTGAAAGAGAAAAATTAGATAAATTAAAACCAGCGTTTAAAGAAGATGGAGGAATAACTCCTGGTAATGCTTCAGGAATAAATGATGGAGCTGCAATGCTTGTTCTTATGAATTATGAAAAAGCTAAAAAAGAAAATCAAGAAATACTTGCACAAATAAAAGGATTTGCAAGTTATGGTTGTGAACCAAGTTTAATGGGCCTTGCTCCAGTTAAATCTACACAGAAATTACTTGATAAATTTAATTTAAAAGTGGAAGATATAGATCTTTTTGAAGTAAATGAAGCATTTGCATCAGTTGTACTTGCATTTAAAAAAGACCTAAATATACCTGATGAAAAATTAAATGTTAATGGAGGAGCCATATCTTTAGGACATCCAATAGGTGCAAGTGGAGCTCGTATTTTAATAACTTTAATTTATGAATTAAGAAGAAGAGGACTTAAAAGAGGAATAGCAACTTTATGTATAGGAGGAGGTCAAGGTATTTCAGTTTTAGTTGAAATATAGGATTTATGAAAATAGGAATAGATAAAATATCTATGGATGTATCTAATAAGTATATATCTATAGAAGAACTTGCACTTAAAAGAGGTGTTGAGGTAGATAAATTTTTAAAAGGTATAGGTCAAAATCAGATGAGTGTTGTATCTAAAAATCAAGATATAATAACACTTGCATATATGGCAGCAAAAGATATAGTAGATGATTTTGATAGAGAACACATAGATTTAATTATTTTTGCAACAGAAAGTTCAGTAGATGAATCTAAAGCGGCTAGTATATATTTAAAAAATTATTTAGGAATAAATGATTACTGTAAGTGTATAGAAATGAAACAAGCCTGTTTTTCTGCAACAGCAGCTCTTGATTTTGCAAAAGCTCATGTTAGTATGAATGAAAATTCAAGAGTTTTAGTAATAGCTTCTGATATATCAAGATATGGTATAAATACATCAGGAGAGGTAACTCAAGGAGCAGGTGCTATAGCTATGATAGTTTCAAAGGGACCAAGAATATTAGAATTTAATAATGATGAAGTTGCATATACTGAAGATATTATGGACTTTTGGCGTCCTACATATTCTAAATATGCATTTGTTGATGGTAAATTTTCAGTAGAAAGATATTTAGGGTGTTTAGATAAAGTTTGGCAAAGATATAGACAAAAATATTCTTTAACAGAGTTAAAAGCTATATGTTTCCATG
The Pseudostreptobacillus hongkongensis DNA segment above includes these coding regions:
- a CDS encoding thiolase family protein, which encodes MVSVIRAKRSAIGKYNGMYKEIPLSKIGADLANSLVKDLKIDEVILGNVLSGNLGQNIARQVSVKSGLDLEIPSFTVNKVCGSGLKAVWLGMQSIIAGDNDTVLVGGLEKMTDSDFILKDGLTDAFSGIHMGITAENIVDMYNFSRKDLDDFSYNSQMKVKEAMLKNIFKEEIFDNSVDEYPRIDLEREKLDKLKPAFKEDGGITPGNASGINDGAAMLVLMNYEKAKKENQEILAQIKGFASYGCEPSLMGLAPVKSTQKLLDKFNLKVEDIDLFEVNEAFASVVLAFKKDLNIPDEKLNVNGGAISLGHPIGASGARILITLIYELRRRGLKRGIATLCIGGGQGISVLVEI
- a CDS encoding alpha amylase N-terminal ig-like domain-containing protein, with protein sequence MNYRLIIYKNGDFFKEEKFQENNEKYIIKCSKMDGASYKFVVVDENETKRNVTYNHTSPFATEFRAYCSENEDAKPITGIQNGIDILVEFFPTSNSFVLYKKKFTRFNIDYKKYVDVKPEKIEISGDFNSWTPETEPIKFIGHDRYEVTLNVENGYYEYKYLINGKWFPEGQNEILVVGENGNLFPEGKMGTGVFSYNVKPGINSIEGIRAILHDPKKLIYFNKITEKEFDFSIRTQKFDVSRLYISIIVTSNGKKDVERIYELERFVDNTNSFDYFKRKLTFDEDVEKLEYFFILEDGGIKKYFSPNGLVDNIENKYIYDINNKENNDIFYIPYWSREAIWYNIFPERFYNGDVYNDPIFNEFGPSYFTKNSNHESKFIKPYRWSKDEKSPRFDRNRWFSDFSDRTEWEISEEEGLDYSLKYARMYGGDLKGIKGKIPYLKELGVNAIWFNPVFYSYQNHKYGANDFRHISPDFGTIRTSGKLHDVYIKQDNPYGNKSYVDVLGTDAMNNSELELLEVNLVGKNKGKNGYGETEDPSTWVWTESDLIMVDLIKEFHKNGIRVIFDGVFNHSSNHCFAFNLAMAEGPDSKYANWYTFTDYTGFQNILENMNEEEAYNILNSNKKNVRYNGWAGFNTLPEFNTFNEDWKDYIFNITRKWMLGPDGKSSTNWQEDDGIDGWRLDVPNCLENQLFWKEWRHVVKKCKKESYITAELWGNAGDDINNGDKFDAVMNYKWLEVVIAYFINQGKNYDDRYKLSAEEFLLELREKRTWYPYQAVQASQNLNGSHDTDRLYSRIINDTLGRNLEEGKQYEKGYNNIRPDLASNYHPNTSIDWINSKIKPKDILKLISIFQMTYVGAPMLFNGDEVGMWGATDPYCRKPMLWDEFWYDDEKNNSYINRGEVYEQKPDKDLFEWYKKLIHIRKEHKCLIYGRIKSVYFDNEKDIIVYERYNKDESIIVAINNSFNSYNDINITTYHQDKSMLDLLTGKKIRTDKNGEVKLDIPAKKGYIFYLKKK
- a CDS encoding hydroxymethylglutaryl-CoA synthase, translated to MKIGIDKISMDVSNKYISIEELALKRGVEVDKFLKGIGQNQMSVVSKNQDIITLAYMAAKDIVDDFDREHIDLIIFATESSVDESKAASIYLKNYLGINDYCKCIEMKQACFSATAALDFAKAHVSMNENSRVLVIASDISRYGINTSGEVTQGAGAIAMIVSKGPRILEFNNDEVAYTEDIMDFWRPTYSKYAFVDGKFSVERYLGCLDKVWQRYRQKYSLTELKAICFHVPYTKLARKGLENITVNENIMEEFIHSINFNKRVGNIYTGSLYLSLLSLLSNTETLKAGDNIGMYSYGSGAVAEFYSLKLVKGYKEYLNIDLFKEKLDLRKKVSIEEYETMFFEESTDVENNSEGLEFYLKNILDHKRIYELRKEQ